One Opitutaceae bacterium DNA segment encodes these proteins:
- a CDS encoding MFS transporter — protein MNPPSAHVTAAADRIPLSQKIAYGMGAIVTVVAVNSVVQLTNLVYIVGLGVSTIWIGYAQAFPRLWDALIDPLIGNFSDNFRSRYGRRIPFLVVGGVLLGIAFWLLWTVPRNWSKEWMFAYFVVTSLFFYTVVPVYSIPHGALGMEMTEDYHEKTNLFAFASFIGNIGALTLPWVYFLANRPVFGGDTVNGIKWVCLGMSVILTGAAMWCALVCREGKIKQVSRQPRVSIVKSFKATYRNRAFLRLVSAFVLLIVAFQLVMGFSNYIQIFYLFDGHTEKASEVMAVNGTLWAVVGIAGALPMAWISKRHGKRFTVLLAFGLIIGGNLTKIVCYNPAAPYLTVIPTCFLSLGMVFAFSLVNAMIADICDEDELATGIRREGIYFAVYNWWWKVAVSIATVISGYLQRYTGFVEGATTQSDATLLNLRIWEIGLPPVLCLAGVWLLAGYPLTERRAYEVKALLDQRKAAGTPSPAA, from the coding sequence ATGAACCCACCGTCCGCCCATGTCACCGCCGCTGCCGACCGCATCCCGCTTTCCCAGAAAATCGCCTATGGCATGGGCGCGATTGTCACTGTCGTCGCCGTAAACTCGGTGGTCCAGCTCACCAACCTCGTCTACATCGTCGGCCTCGGCGTCAGCACGATCTGGATCGGCTACGCCCAGGCGTTTCCAAGATTGTGGGATGCCCTGATCGACCCGCTGATCGGCAACTTCTCCGACAACTTCCGCTCCCGTTACGGGCGGCGCATTCCCTTCCTCGTCGTTGGCGGCGTCCTGCTCGGCATCGCCTTCTGGCTCCTCTGGACGGTTCCGCGGAACTGGAGCAAGGAGTGGATGTTCGCCTATTTCGTGGTGACCTCGCTGTTCTTCTACACCGTCGTGCCGGTCTACTCGATCCCCCACGGTGCGCTCGGCATGGAAATGACCGAGGACTACCACGAGAAAACCAACCTGTTCGCCTTCGCCAGCTTCATCGGCAACATCGGCGCGCTCACGCTGCCGTGGGTCTATTTCCTCGCCAACCGCCCGGTCTTCGGCGGTGACACGGTCAATGGCATAAAATGGGTTTGTCTCGGCATGAGCGTGATCCTGACGGGCGCCGCGATGTGGTGTGCGCTGGTCTGCAGGGAGGGAAAAATCAAACAGGTGAGCCGGCAGCCGCGCGTGTCGATCGTCAAGAGCTTCAAAGCCACCTACCGCAACCGCGCTTTCCTGCGGCTGGTGTCCGCCTTCGTGCTCCTGATCGTCGCGTTCCAGCTCGTGATGGGCTTCAGCAACTACATCCAGATTTTCTACCTGTTCGACGGCCACACCGAGAAGGCCTCGGAAGTCATGGCCGTCAACGGCACGCTCTGGGCGGTCGTGGGCATCGCCGGAGCGCTGCCAATGGCATGGATCTCCAAGCGCCACGGCAAACGTTTCACCGTGCTGCTCGCCTTCGGACTGATCATCGGTGGCAATCTGACCAAGATCGTCTGCTACAACCCCGCGGCACCCTACCTGACCGTGATCCCGACCTGCTTCCTTTCTCTGGGCATGGTCTTCGCCTTTTCACTCGTGAACGCGATGATCGCGGACATCTGCGACGAGGACGAACTGGCCACCGGAATCCGTCGCGAGGGCATCTACTTCGCCGTCTACAACTGGTGGTGGAAGGTCGCCGTATCGATCGCGACGGTCATCAGCGGCTACCTGCAGCGTTACACGGGTTTCGTCGAGGGCGCGACGACGCAGAGCGACGCAACCCTGCTCAACCTGCGCATCTGGGAAATCGGTCTGCCGCCGGTGCTCTGCCTCGCGGGTGTGTGGTTGCTGGCCGGTTATCCGCTCACCGAGCGGCGCGCCTACGAGGTCAAGGCCCTGCTCGACCAGCGCAAGGCCGCAGGCACTCCATCGCCCGCCGCCTGA
- a CDS encoding glycoside hydrolase family 3 C-terminal domain-containing protein, with the protein MNPVSPAKARETPATSSGTSVETASVPPAYRRADLPVDERIADLLGRMTFEEKLDQLHQCGLGDINANNLSSSADKMRPTYGSYIVGGPPETILSVRNAAQRRAVEESRLGIPAIFAADVIHGYRTITPIPLAQACAWDPALVERASAQAATEARAHGIDWTFAPMVDHCVDSRWGRIAETFGESPHAASVFAAAAVRGFQGANPGETSSVAACLKHFVGYGASEGGRDYASSGIHPQTLWEMHLPPFEAGIRAGARTVMSAFNDLNGLPASANPHILTEVLRRRWGFTGVVVSDWGAVEQLMSQGFAADGADAARKALTAGVDIDMASGLYREHSPVLVRDGRLAPAGVDDAVRRMLRLKFELGLFERPYADASPLTGAAPSAAHLALAEEFAAKSIVLLKNDGVLPLREVRRLAVVGPLAAESGALLGCWAQQGKSQETPSIADAIRERLAVGVELCVESGCSIQGDPQDDPARAFAAANWADLTVLCVGEDASMSGENASRATLRLAGRQEELIRGVLGADKPVVLVIVSGRPIDIHEFEPRLNAVVAAWCGGSRAGAALADMLFGRRNPSGRLAVTWPRIAGQIPLYHNMRPRARAGDMGAYRDVPATPLYEFGHGLGYTTFIYSPLRLNRDEVSSDDRLAAEVIVTNAGSREGIETVFWFIRDPVASITRPLRQLKHFEQATLAAGESRVFRFVVEPARDLSFPDADGQPVLESGEIILSAGGQSASFRVRSPFPPASGRHRPPAPPTPQTPRP; encoded by the coding sequence ATGAACCCGGTCTCACCTGCTAAGGCCAGGGAAACGCCTGCGACCTCCTCAGGCACCTCGGTCGAGACCGCGTCCGTTCCACCCGCCTACCGCCGAGCCGACCTTCCCGTCGATGAACGTATCGCTGATCTTCTAGGGCGGATGACGTTCGAAGAAAAACTCGATCAGTTGCACCAATGCGGCCTCGGCGACATCAACGCCAACAATCTCTCGTCGTCGGCCGACAAGATGCGACCCACCTACGGCTCGTACATTGTCGGCGGGCCACCGGAAACGATCCTGTCCGTGCGCAACGCTGCGCAGCGCCGCGCCGTCGAGGAGTCTCGTCTTGGCATCCCGGCGATCTTCGCTGCCGATGTAATCCACGGCTACCGAACGATCACGCCGATCCCGCTTGCCCAGGCCTGCGCATGGGATCCCGCTCTCGTGGAGCGCGCCAGCGCCCAAGCCGCGACCGAGGCGCGAGCGCATGGGATCGACTGGACCTTCGCGCCGATGGTGGACCATTGCGTCGATTCCCGCTGGGGCCGCATCGCCGAGACATTCGGTGAGTCGCCCCATGCCGCGAGCGTTTTCGCCGCCGCCGCCGTGCGCGGCTTCCAAGGTGCGAACCCCGGCGAGACATCCTCGGTCGCCGCGTGCCTGAAGCACTTCGTCGGCTACGGCGCCTCCGAGGGCGGACGCGACTACGCGTCCAGCGGAATCCATCCACAGACGCTTTGGGAAATGCACCTGCCGCCGTTCGAGGCGGGAATCCGCGCCGGCGCGCGCACCGTCATGAGCGCGTTCAACGACCTCAACGGCTTGCCCGCGAGTGCGAATCCGCACATTCTGACCGAGGTGTTGCGACGCCGCTGGGGCTTCACCGGCGTCGTCGTTTCCGACTGGGGCGCGGTGGAACAATTGATGAGCCAGGGTTTTGCCGCCGATGGTGCCGACGCCGCACGGAAGGCGCTGACAGCCGGAGTGGACATCGACATGGCCTCCGGGCTCTACCGCGAACACAGCCCTGTGCTGGTGCGCGATGGTCGTCTCGCACCAGCCGGCGTCGACGATGCGGTCCGCCGCATGCTGCGACTCAAGTTCGAACTCGGCTTGTTCGAACGTCCCTACGCGGACGCAAGCCCGCTGACCGGCGCAGCGCCGAGCGCTGCGCACCTCGCCCTGGCCGAGGAGTTCGCGGCGAAATCCATTGTCCTGCTCAAGAACGACGGCGTGCTCCCGCTGAGAGAGGTCCGCCGGCTCGCGGTCGTCGGCCCGCTTGCCGCGGAGAGCGGTGCGTTGCTCGGTTGCTGGGCCCAGCAAGGGAAATCGCAGGAGACCCCATCGATTGCCGACGCGATTCGCGAGCGCCTGGCCGTCGGCGTCGAGCTATGCGTCGAATCCGGCTGCTCGATCCAGGGGGATCCGCAGGACGATCCTGCACGCGCGTTTGCCGCAGCGAATTGGGCGGACCTCACGGTCCTGTGTGTCGGCGAGGATGCCTCAATGAGCGGTGAAAACGCCTCGCGCGCGACGCTTCGCCTTGCGGGTCGCCAGGAGGAACTGATCCGCGGGGTGCTCGGCGCGGACAAGCCGGTGGTGCTCGTGATTGTTTCCGGACGACCGATCGACATCCATGAGTTTGAGCCGCGCCTCAACGCCGTCGTCGCTGCCTGGTGCGGCGGCAGCCGGGCCGGTGCGGCGCTCGCGGACATGCTGTTCGGCCGGCGCAATCCCTCGGGCCGGCTGGCGGTCACCTGGCCGCGCATCGCCGGGCAGATTCCGCTCTACCACAACATGAGGCCGCGAGCGCGCGCCGGAGACATGGGTGCGTACCGTGATGTCCCCGCGACACCGCTCTACGAGTTCGGCCATGGACTGGGCTACACGACCTTCATCTACAGCCCTCTGCGCCTGAATAGGGATGAAGTTTCGAGCGACGATCGGCTCGCCGCAGAGGTCATTGTCACCAACGCCGGATCACGCGAGGGTATTGAGACCGTCTTCTGGTTCATCCGCGACCCGGTCGCCTCCATCACACGACCGTTGCGTCAACTGAAACATTTCGAGCAGGCCACCCTCGCTGCGGGCGAGAGTCGGGTGTTCCGCTTCGTGGTCGAGCCGGCGCGGGATCTTTCCTTTCCCGACGCCGACGGCCAGCCTGTGCTTGAATCCGGCGAAATTATCCTGAGTGCTGGCGGACAGAGCGCTTCTTTCCGCGTGCGCTCCCCCTTCCCTCCCGCATCCGGTCGCCATCGCCCGCCAGCCCCGCCAACACCCCAAACACCCCGCCCATGA